The proteins below are encoded in one region of Oncorhynchus kisutch isolate 150728-3 linkage group LG14, Okis_V2, whole genome shotgun sequence:
- the LOC109884034 gene encoding transmembrane protein 54 isoform X1: protein MANTGRFCASLEQPKALMKMGLSMVLVGHVNFLLGALVHGAVLRHINLNTRAHTMAYSISNIMALTTGLVGVVVGMLAILLCKNKKSRVRTWSLFVVSMFGSLLATASAIGLTVSVVRVTVNGGRTLLTQCRFPKAIGYASITNECPFDHTRVYSMTLILWVPLIVICIVQLVLSVRCFSVCVSFLGLPCFPRKIRLRDHGRTINAVAPAEPPSLTSSVPGHPLHIHLLQSDPPHLKSQRQPLPPPPLHHSCPSHLKSQRQLLPPPPPLHHSNPSHLKSQRQPLRPQHQNQRGSSDRWSDGGQLVPPEEHELLEQGFWI, encoded by the exons ATGGCCAATACAG GTAGGTTCTGCGCCAGTCTGGAGCAGCCCAAGGCCCTGATGAAGATGGGCCTGAGTATGGTGCTTGTAGGACACGTCAACTTCCTACTGGGGGCGCTAGTCCACGGGGCTGTGCTGCGACACATCAACCTGAACACACGAGCCCACACCATGGCGTACTCCATATCTAATATAATGGCACTCACTACTGGACTAGTG GGTGTTGTTGTAGGAATGCTGGCCATCCTCCTGTGTAAAAACAAGAAGAGCAGAGTGCGG acatggTCGTTGTTCGTGGTCAGCATGTTTGGTAGTCTCCTGGCCACAGCGTCTGCGATTGGCCTCACCGTTTCTGTGGTGAGGGTCACAGTTAATGGTGGGCGGACCCTCCTGACTCAATGCCGGTTCCCCAAAGCTATTGGCTACGCCAGCATCACTAACGAGTGCCCTTTCGACCACACACGCGTTTAT aGCATGACACTGATCCTGTGGGTTCCTCTGATCGTGATCTGTATTGTCCAGCTGGTTTTGTCAGTgcggtgtttctctgtgtgtgtttctttcctGGGTCTACCCTGCTTCCCTCGCAAGATCAGGCTCAGGGACCATGGTAGAACG ATAAATGCAGTAGCACCCGCAGAGCCGCCCTCTCTCACTAGCTCAGTACCCGGTCATCCCCTTCATATACACCTTCTTCAGTCGGACCCGCCTCATCTCAAGTCCCAGCGgcagcctcttcctcctcctcctcttcatcactcGTGCCCGTCTCATCTCAAGTCCCAGCGGCagcttcttcctcctcctcctcctcttcatcactcGAACCCGTCTCATCTCAAGTCCCAGCGGCAGCCTCTTCGTCCTCAGCATCAGAATCAGAGAGGAAGTTCAGACAGGTGGTCTGACGGGGGGCAGCTGGTTCCCCCAGAGGAACATGAGCTGTTGGAACAAGGTTTCTGGATataa
- the LOC109884034 gene encoding transmembrane protein 54 isoform X3: protein MANTGRFCASLEQPKALMKMGLSMVLVGHVNFLLGALVHGAVLRHINLNTRAHTMAYSISNIMALTTGLVGVVVGMLAILLCKNKKSRVRSMTLILWVPLIVICIVQLVLSVRCFSVCVSFLGLPCFPRKIRLRDHGRTINAVAPAEPPSLTSSVPGHPLHIHLLQSDPPHLKSQRQPLPPPPLHHSCPSHLKSQRQLLPPPPPLHHSNPSHLKSQRQPLRPQHQNQRGSSDRWSDGGQLVPPEEHELLEQGFWI from the exons ATGGCCAATACAG GTAGGTTCTGCGCCAGTCTGGAGCAGCCCAAGGCCCTGATGAAGATGGGCCTGAGTATGGTGCTTGTAGGACACGTCAACTTCCTACTGGGGGCGCTAGTCCACGGGGCTGTGCTGCGACACATCAACCTGAACACACGAGCCCACACCATGGCGTACTCCATATCTAATATAATGGCACTCACTACTGGACTAGTG GGTGTTGTTGTAGGAATGCTGGCCATCCTCCTGTGTAAAAACAAGAAGAGCAGAGTGCGG aGCATGACACTGATCCTGTGGGTTCCTCTGATCGTGATCTGTATTGTCCAGCTGGTTTTGTCAGTgcggtgtttctctgtgtgtgtttctttcctGGGTCTACCCTGCTTCCCTCGCAAGATCAGGCTCAGGGACCATGGTAGAACG ATAAATGCAGTAGCACCCGCAGAGCCGCCCTCTCTCACTAGCTCAGTACCCGGTCATCCCCTTCATATACACCTTCTTCAGTCGGACCCGCCTCATCTCAAGTCCCAGCGgcagcctcttcctcctcctcctcttcatcactcGTGCCCGTCTCATCTCAAGTCCCAGCGGCagcttcttcctcctcctcctcctcttcatcactcGAACCCGTCTCATCTCAAGTCCCAGCGGCAGCCTCTTCGTCCTCAGCATCAGAATCAGAGAGGAAGTTCAGACAGGTGGTCTGACGGGGGGCAGCTGGTTCCCCCAGAGGAACATGAGCTGTTGGAACAAGGTTTCTGGATataa
- the LOC109884032 gene encoding gap junction beta-3 protein-like gives MDWKTFEALLSGVNKYSTAFGRIWLAVVFVFRVMVFVVAAERVFSEDQKDFDCNTRQPGCANACYDHFFPVSHTRLWALQLIFVTCPTFMVVMHVAYREERERKYRITHGENARLYDNTGQKHGGLWWTYLLSLFFKTAIEVAFLYLLHLIYNNFDLPRRVICDLWPCPNQVDCYIGRPTEKRVFTYFMVGASAVCIVLNVCEIFYLIAIRVLRISHRGSLHTSPNIRCSELDCDGCQTLAATAEYQECNEANLAMEKKSTSIF, from the coding sequence ATGGACTGGAAGACGTTCGAGGCGCTGCTTAGCGGGGTCAATAAATACTCTACCGCGTTTGGACGTATCTGGCTCGCGGTAGTCTTCGTGTTTCGCGTCATGGTCTTCGTCGTGGCCGCAGAACGCGTCTTTAGTGAGGACCAGAAAGACTTTGACTGCAACACTCGGCAACCCGGCTGCGCCAATGCCTGTTACGaccacttcttccctgtctcccaCACCCGGCTCTGGGCACTCCAGCTCATCTTCGTCACCTGTCCCACCTTCATGGTCGTGATGCACGTGGCGTACCGTGAGGAACGCGAACGCAAGTACCGCATCACGCACGGCGAGAATGCCCGTCTCTACGACAACACAGGACAGAAGCACGGAGGACTCTGGTGGACGTATCTCCTCAGCCTCTTCTTCAAGACGGCCATCGAGGTGGcgttcctctacctcctccatctcatcTACAACAACTTTGACCTGCCGAGACGCGTCATATGCGACCTCTGGCCTTGTCCTAACCAGGTGGATTGCTACATCGGCCGGCCCACAGAGAAGAGGGTGTTTACCTACTTCATGGTAGGGGCGTCGGCTGTGTGTATAGTGCTCAACGTGTGTGAGATCTTTTACCTGATAGCCATCCGTGTGCTGAGGATCAGTCATCGGGGAAGCCTCCATACCTCCCCCAACATTAGGTGCTCTGAGCTGGACTGTGATGGGTGTCAGACGCTGGCGGCGACAGCAGAGTACCAGGAGTGCAACGAGGCCAACTTAGCCATGGAGAAGAAAAGTACATCTATATTTTGA
- the LOC109884034 gene encoding keratinocyte-associated protein 3 isoform X2, which produces MANTGRFCASLEQPKALMKMGLSMVLVGHVNFLLGALVHGAVLRHINLNTRAHTMAYSISNIMALTTGLVGVVVGMLAILLCKNKKSRVRTWSLFVVSMFGSLLATASAIGLTVSVVRVTVNGGRTLLTQCRFPKAIGYASITNECPFDHTRVYINAVAPAEPPSLTSSVPGHPLHIHLLQSDPPHLKSQRQPLPPPPLHHSCPSHLKSQRQLLPPPPPLHHSNPSHLKSQRQPLRPQHQNQRGSSDRWSDGGQLVPPEEHELLEQGFWI; this is translated from the exons ATGGCCAATACAG GTAGGTTCTGCGCCAGTCTGGAGCAGCCCAAGGCCCTGATGAAGATGGGCCTGAGTATGGTGCTTGTAGGACACGTCAACTTCCTACTGGGGGCGCTAGTCCACGGGGCTGTGCTGCGACACATCAACCTGAACACACGAGCCCACACCATGGCGTACTCCATATCTAATATAATGGCACTCACTACTGGACTAGTG GGTGTTGTTGTAGGAATGCTGGCCATCCTCCTGTGTAAAAACAAGAAGAGCAGAGTGCGG acatggTCGTTGTTCGTGGTCAGCATGTTTGGTAGTCTCCTGGCCACAGCGTCTGCGATTGGCCTCACCGTTTCTGTGGTGAGGGTCACAGTTAATGGTGGGCGGACCCTCCTGACTCAATGCCGGTTCCCCAAAGCTATTGGCTACGCCAGCATCACTAACGAGTGCCCTTTCGACCACACACGCGTTTAT ATAAATGCAGTAGCACCCGCAGAGCCGCCCTCTCTCACTAGCTCAGTACCCGGTCATCCCCTTCATATACACCTTCTTCAGTCGGACCCGCCTCATCTCAAGTCCCAGCGgcagcctcttcctcctcctcctcttcatcactcGTGCCCGTCTCATCTCAAGTCCCAGCGGCagcttcttcctcctcctcctcctcttcatcactcGAACCCGTCTCATCTCAAGTCCCAGCGGCAGCCTCTTCGTCCTCAGCATCAGAATCAGAGAGGAAGTTCAGACAGGTGGTCTGACGGGGGGCAGCTGGTTCCCCCAGAGGAACATGAGCTGTTGGAACAAGGTTTCTGGATataa
- the LOC109884031 gene encoding gap junction beta-4 protein-like, translated as MNWAFLQGLLSGVNKYSTAFGRIWLSVVFIFRLMVFVVAAEKVWGDEQKDFDCNTRQPGCHNVCYDHFFPVSHSRLWALQLIFVTCPSLLVVLHVAYRDERERKHCLKHGEGCTRLYDNTGKKRGGLWWTYLFSLLFKMAVDGVFIFLLFYIYDAYFFPLVVKCSEDPCPNEVDCFIARPTEKRVFTVFMVVISLVCILLTLCEILYLLGKKCRECIGGGGPRAIRESPQFTMPATIPLTEKDTSVFKQSELKKMNMADGDGGLDKRESPAPGYSVTVS; from the exons ATGAACTGGGCGTTTTTGCAGGGCCTGCTTAGCGGGGTCAACAAGTACTCCACGGCGTTTGGTCGTATCTGGCTCTCTGTCGTCTTCATCTTCAGACTCATGGTCTTCGTCGTGGCCGCGGAGAAAGTGTGGGGTGACGAGCAGAAAGACTTCGACTGCAACACGCGCCAACCTGGCTGCCACAACGTCTGTTACGaccacttcttccctgtctcccaCAGCCGGCTCTGGGCACTCCAACTCATCTTCGTCACCTGTCCCTCGCTCCTGGTCGTCCTCCACGTCGCCTACAGAGATGAACGAGAGCGGAAACACTGTCTGAAGCACGGCGAGGGATGCACCCGTCTGTATGACAATACGGGGAAGAAGCGCGGCGGCCTGTGGTGGACCTACCTCTTCAGTCTGCTCTTCAAGATGGCAGTAGACGGCGTGTTCATCTTTCTGTTGTTTTACATCTACGATGCGTACTTCTTCCCGTTGGTGGTGAAGTGCTCAGAGGACCCCTGTCCCAATGAGGTGGACTGCTTTATTGCCAG GCCAACAGAGAAACGAGTGTTCACGGTCTTCATGGTGGTGATAAGCTTGGTGTGTATACTCTTGACCCTGTGTGAGATCCTCTACCTGCTGGGGAAGAAGTGCAGGGAGTGTATTGGCGGTGGAGGACCCCGTGCCATCAGGGAGAGCCCCCAGTTCACCATGCCAGCTACCATACCCCTGACAGAGAAAGATACCTCTGTGTTCAAGCAGTCTGAACTGAAGAAGATGAATATGGCTGATGGGGATGGTGGACTGGATAAGAGAGAGAGCCCTGCTCCGGGTTACAGTGTGACTGTCTCTTAA